A genomic region of Lonchura striata isolate bLonStr1 chromosome 8, bLonStr1.mat, whole genome shotgun sequence contains the following coding sequences:
- the ORC4 gene encoding origin recognition complex subunit 4 isoform X1, which yields MRPTARPSSARAPASLREPRLQPMKHSATNKRKLKESSAESAENISQVQKILRERFCHHCAAGKLFGMEQQYRHLLEVLKRTTVHGESNSALIIGPRGSGKTALLNHVLKDLREMKQVRENLLEVHLNGLLQTNDKVALKEITRQLQLENVVGDKVFGSFAENLAFLLEALRKGDRTSSCPILFVLDEFDLFVHHKNQTLLYNLFDISQSAQTPVTVIGLTCRQDILELLEKRVKSRFSHRQIYLMNSFDFKQYIKIFKKQLSLPDEFPDESFAQKWNNNVQHLSEDKTVQNVLQNLFHHTKDLRSLHLLLMLAGSAVTVHHPLLTAADLQEASRQHSTDSKANIVHGLSVLEICLIIAMKHLNEVYDGEPFNFQMVYNEFQKFIQRKAHSMYNFEKPVVMKAFEHLLQLELVKPLERPSVRAQREYLLMKLLLDSSQIMEALQVYPNCPTDVKQWAASSLSWL from the exons ATGCGCCCCACCGCCCGCCCTTCATCCGCTCGGGCTCCGGCGTCTCTGAGGGAGCCGCGGTTACAGCCT atgaAACATTCTGCAACAAACAAGCGAAAGTTGAAGGAGAGCAGTGCAGAAAGTGCTGAGAACATTTCCCAG GTGCAAAAAATCTTACGTGAAAGATTCTGTCAccactgtgctgctggaaaacTGTTTGGGATGGAGCAGCAGTACAG ACATTTGCTGGAGGTGCTGAAGAGAACCACGGTGCACGGGGAGAGCAATTCCGCCCTCATCATCGGCCCCCGGGGATCCGGGAAAACTGCG ttATTAAATCATGTCTTAAAAGACCTGAGGGAAATGAAACAAGTGAGAGAGAACCTGTTGGAAGTCCATCTGAATG GCCTTCTGCAGACAAATGATAAAGTGGCCCTGAAGGAGATCACCAgacagctgcagctggaaaatgTGGTTGGGGACAAAGTTTTT GGCAGTTTTGCTGAGAACCTGGCCTTCCTTCTTGAAGCTCTGAGGAAAG GAGACCGAACCAGCAGCTGCCCGATTTTGTTTGTCCTGGATGAATTTGATTTGTTTGTCCACCACAAGAATCAGACCCTGCTGTACAACCTCTTTGACATCTCCCAGTCTGCCCAGACCCCAGTGACAGTTATTGGGCTCACCTGCAGGCAG GATatcctggagctcctggagaagagagtAAAGTCAAGGTTCTCCCACAGACAGATATATTTGATGAATTCCTTTGATTTTAAACAATACATTAAGATATTTAAGAAACAGCTTTCTCTTCCTGATGAATTTCCTGATGAATCTTTTGCACAAAAATGGAATAATAATGTTCAG CATCTCTCAGAGGATAAAACCGTGCAGAATGTGCTGCAGAACCTCTTCCACCACACCAAAGACCTGCGCTCGCTGCATCTGCTCCTG ATGCTGGCTGGCAGCGCAGTGACCGTGCACCACCCCCTGCTCACGGCTGCAGACCTGCAGGAGgccagcaggcagcacagcaccGACTCCAAGGCCAACATTGTCCATG GTTTGTCTGTGCTGGAAATCTGCCTCATCATAGCCATGAAACACCTGAATGAGGTCTACGATGGAGAACCATTCAACTTCCAGATGGTTTACAATG AATTCCAGAAGTTCATCCAGAGGAAGGCACATTCGATGTACAACTTTGAGAAGCCAGTTGTCATGAAG GCCTTTGagcacctgctgcagctggagctggtgaAGCCGCTGGAGCGGCCGTCGGTGCGGGCGCAGCGCGAGTATCTGCTGatgaagctgctgctggacagcagccagatCATGGAGGCCCTGCAGGTGTACCCCAACTGCCCCACCGATGTCAAGCAGTGGGCAGCCTCCTCCCTCAGCTGGCTCTGA
- the ORC4 gene encoding origin recognition complex subunit 4 isoform X2: MKHSATNKRKLKESSAESAENISQVQKILRERFCHHCAAGKLFGMEQQYRHLLEVLKRTTVHGESNSALIIGPRGSGKTALLNHVLKDLREMKQVRENLLEVHLNGLLQTNDKVALKEITRQLQLENVVGDKVFGSFAENLAFLLEALRKGDRTSSCPILFVLDEFDLFVHHKNQTLLYNLFDISQSAQTPVTVIGLTCRQDILELLEKRVKSRFSHRQIYLMNSFDFKQYIKIFKKQLSLPDEFPDESFAQKWNNNVQHLSEDKTVQNVLQNLFHHTKDLRSLHLLLMLAGSAVTVHHPLLTAADLQEASRQHSTDSKANIVHGLSVLEICLIIAMKHLNEVYDGEPFNFQMVYNEFQKFIQRKAHSMYNFEKPVVMKAFEHLLQLELVKPLERPSVRAQREYLLMKLLLDSSQIMEALQVYPNCPTDVKQWAASSLSWL, from the exons atgaAACATTCTGCAACAAACAAGCGAAAGTTGAAGGAGAGCAGTGCAGAAAGTGCTGAGAACATTTCCCAG GTGCAAAAAATCTTACGTGAAAGATTCTGTCAccactgtgctgctggaaaacTGTTTGGGATGGAGCAGCAGTACAG ACATTTGCTGGAGGTGCTGAAGAGAACCACGGTGCACGGGGAGAGCAATTCCGCCCTCATCATCGGCCCCCGGGGATCCGGGAAAACTGCG ttATTAAATCATGTCTTAAAAGACCTGAGGGAAATGAAACAAGTGAGAGAGAACCTGTTGGAAGTCCATCTGAATG GCCTTCTGCAGACAAATGATAAAGTGGCCCTGAAGGAGATCACCAgacagctgcagctggaaaatgTGGTTGGGGACAAAGTTTTT GGCAGTTTTGCTGAGAACCTGGCCTTCCTTCTTGAAGCTCTGAGGAAAG GAGACCGAACCAGCAGCTGCCCGATTTTGTTTGTCCTGGATGAATTTGATTTGTTTGTCCACCACAAGAATCAGACCCTGCTGTACAACCTCTTTGACATCTCCCAGTCTGCCCAGACCCCAGTGACAGTTATTGGGCTCACCTGCAGGCAG GATatcctggagctcctggagaagagagtAAAGTCAAGGTTCTCCCACAGACAGATATATTTGATGAATTCCTTTGATTTTAAACAATACATTAAGATATTTAAGAAACAGCTTTCTCTTCCTGATGAATTTCCTGATGAATCTTTTGCACAAAAATGGAATAATAATGTTCAG CATCTCTCAGAGGATAAAACCGTGCAGAATGTGCTGCAGAACCTCTTCCACCACACCAAAGACCTGCGCTCGCTGCATCTGCTCCTG ATGCTGGCTGGCAGCGCAGTGACCGTGCACCACCCCCTGCTCACGGCTGCAGACCTGCAGGAGgccagcaggcagcacagcaccGACTCCAAGGCCAACATTGTCCATG GTTTGTCTGTGCTGGAAATCTGCCTCATCATAGCCATGAAACACCTGAATGAGGTCTACGATGGAGAACCATTCAACTTCCAGATGGTTTACAATG AATTCCAGAAGTTCATCCAGAGGAAGGCACATTCGATGTACAACTTTGAGAAGCCAGTTGTCATGAAG GCCTTTGagcacctgctgcagctggagctggtgaAGCCGCTGGAGCGGCCGTCGGTGCGGGCGCAGCGCGAGTATCTGCTGatgaagctgctgctggacagcagccagatCATGGAGGCCCTGCAGGTGTACCCCAACTGCCCCACCGATGTCAAGCAGTGGGCAGCCTCCTCCCTCAGCTGGCTCTGA